In one Bacillus thuringiensis genomic region, the following are encoded:
- a CDS encoding DUF3909 family protein: MDFQKFDEMIDTLQRATCMQINEKQKEAFKQKYDFEPEFEYGRDEKGHYVIRTSKKMLEEMEFYLALKYDRDGVDLYMQAEIDGIFHVSVSYGEDALHLQELFQFLEENK, encoded by the coding sequence GTGGACTTTCAAAAGTTTGATGAGATGATTGATACTTTACAGCGAGCTACTTGTATGCAAATCAATGAAAAACAAAAAGAAGCTTTTAAACAAAAATATGATTTTGAACCAGAATTTGAATATGGAAGAGATGAGAAGGGGCATTATGTAATTCGAACCTCAAAAAAGATGTTAGAAGAAATGGAGTTTTATTTGGCATTGAAATATGATCGTGATGGAGTGGATCTTTATATGCAAGCTGAGATTGATGGTATATTTCATGTATCTGTTAGCTATGGTGAAGATGCCCTACATCTACAAGAATTGTTTCAATTTCTAGAAGAAAATAAATAA
- a CDS encoding YvrJ family protein yields MEEWIKMIGNVGFPIVVTLYLLHRIESKLDGVIVAIEKLPRQLLKYEDPRNKK; encoded by the coding sequence ATGGAAGAGTGGATCAAGATGATAGGTAATGTAGGATTTCCGATTGTTGTAACATTATATTTACTTCACCGTATTGAAAGTAAATTAGATGGGGTAATTGTTGCAATTGAGAAGCTCCCGCGGCAATTACTAAAGTACGAAGATCCTCGCAATAAAAAATAA
- a CDS encoding NAD(P)-dependent oxidoreductase, giving the protein MEHKTLSIGFIGIGVMGKSMVYHLMQDGHKVYVYNRTKAKTDSLVQDGAHWCDTPKELVKQVDIVMTMVGYPHDVEEVYFGIEGIIEHAKEGTIAIDFTTSTPTLAKRINKVAKSKKIYTLDAPVSGGDVGAKEAKLAIMVGGEKEIYDRCLPLLEKLGTNIQLQGPAGSGQHTKMCNQIAIASNMIGVCEAVAYAKKAGLNPDKVLESISTGAAGSWSLSNLAPRMLKGDFEPGFYVKHFMKDMKIALEEAEKLQLPVPGLSLAKELYEELIKGGEENSGTQVLYKKYIRG; this is encoded by the coding sequence ATGGAACATAAAACTTTATCAATAGGTTTCATTGGTATTGGCGTAATGGGAAAAAGTATGGTTTATCACTTAATGCAGGATGGTCATAAAGTATATGTATATAATAGAACGAAGGCAAAAACAGATTCTTTAGTACAAGATGGTGCACATTGGTGTGATACGCCAAAAGAGTTAGTGAAGCAAGTTGATATTGTAATGACAATGGTTGGATATCCACATGATGTAGAAGAAGTGTATTTTGGTATAGAAGGAATTATAGAACATGCAAAAGAAGGTACGATAGCAATTGACTTTACGACATCTACACCTACTTTAGCAAAACGTATTAATAAAGTTGCAAAAAGCAAAAAAATATATACGTTAGATGCACCTGTCTCAGGAGGAGATGTTGGCGCGAAAGAAGCAAAACTCGCAATTATGGTAGGTGGAGAGAAAGAAATATATGATAGATGCTTACCTTTACTTGAAAAGTTAGGAACAAACATTCAATTACAAGGACCGGCTGGGAGTGGACAACATACAAAAATGTGCAATCAAATTGCGATTGCTTCCAATATGATTGGAGTATGTGAGGCTGTTGCTTACGCGAAGAAGGCTGGACTGAATCCAGATAAAGTGTTAGAGAGTATTTCAACAGGGGCAGCAGGTAGCTGGTCATTAAGTAATTTAGCTCCTCGAATGTTAAAAGGAGACTTTGAGCCAGGATTTTATGTAAAGCATTTTATGAAAGATATGAAAATTGCTTTAGAGGAAGCAGAAAAATTACAATTACCAGTTCCAGGCTTAAGTTTGGCGAAAGAATTGTATGAAGAGTTAATTAAGGGTGGCGAAGAAAATAGTGGAACACAAGTATTATATAAAAAATATATAAGGGGGTAA
- the mtnA gene encoding S-methyl-5-thioribose-1-phosphate isomerase, which produces MSTIVTVPRSVSWKGDAIAVLNQTKLPHSTEYKTLTTIEEVWKSIIMLEVRGAPAIGIVAAFGLALAAKKYNTLHIEEFQKKFNRDCNYLGTSRPTAVNLFWAIDRMRESIREITTIKEAQKILEEEALRIQQEDEEVCRNIGEYALTCFKDGDNILTICNAGSIATARYGTALAPFYIGKEKGVRLHAYACETRPVLQGGRLTTWELKQANIDVTLITDNTAAHAIQTKEINAIIVGADRIVANGDTANKIGTMNLAILAKHFNIPFYVAAPLSTFDVTKETGAEIIIEERDETEVTKIFGKQVAPIGTDVYNPAFDITPNELITGIITEKGIIRGDYKREIASLFEKQANT; this is translated from the coding sequence ATGAGTACAATCGTTACTGTTCCGAGATCTGTAAGTTGGAAAGGTGATGCAATTGCGGTATTAAATCAAACGAAATTGCCACATAGCACAGAATACAAAACATTAACGACTATTGAAGAGGTTTGGAAAAGTATCATAATGTTAGAAGTACGCGGAGCGCCTGCAATTGGAATTGTAGCTGCATTTGGCTTGGCGCTTGCAGCGAAAAAATATAATACTTTACATATCGAAGAATTTCAAAAGAAGTTTAATAGAGACTGTAACTATTTAGGGACATCACGCCCAACGGCAGTAAATTTATTTTGGGCAATTGATCGTATGAGAGAATCTATTCGAGAGATTACTACAATAAAAGAAGCACAAAAAATATTAGAAGAAGAAGCGCTTCGCATTCAGCAGGAAGATGAAGAGGTGTGTCGAAATATTGGGGAATATGCGTTAACATGTTTTAAAGATGGCGATAATATTTTAACAATCTGTAACGCTGGAAGTATCGCAACTGCCAGATATGGAACTGCATTAGCTCCCTTTTATATTGGAAAAGAGAAAGGTGTGCGTTTACATGCATATGCGTGTGAAACGAGGCCAGTTTTACAAGGTGGTCGCTTAACGACGTGGGAATTGAAGCAAGCAAATATTGATGTGACCCTTATTACAGATAATACTGCAGCTCATGCTATTCAAACGAAAGAAATAAACGCGATTATTGTGGGGGCGGATCGAATTGTCGCAAATGGAGATACAGCCAATAAAATAGGGACAATGAATTTAGCTATTTTAGCAAAGCACTTTAATATCCCATTTTACGTTGCTGCTCCACTGTCAACATTTGATGTTACGAAAGAAACTGGAGCCGAAATTATTATTGAAGAAAGAGATGAAACAGAAGTTACGAAAATCTTTGGAAAACAAGTAGCACCAATTGGAACGGATGTTTATAATCCAGCATTTGACATAACGCCGAATGAATTAATTACAGGAATTATTACTGAGAAAGGTATTATACGCGGGGACTATAAACGAGAAATTGCATCATTATTTGAAAAACAAGCTAATACATAA
- a CDS encoding pyridoxal phosphate-dependent aminotransferase gives MKLFQPSEIVTSLPTQFFASLVAKVNKVVAAGHDVINLGQGNPDQPTPQHIVKALQDAAEKTIHHKYPPFRGHESLKEAVATFYQREYDVVVNPKTEVAILFGGKAGLVELPVCFTNPGDTILVPDPGYPDYLSGVALAKAQFETMPLIAENNFLPDYTKIDDSIAERAKLMFLNYPNNPTGATASKDFFDTTINFANEHNILVVHDFAYGAIGFDGQKPVSFLQADGAKNTGIEIYTLSKTFNMAGWRIAFAVGNESVIETINLLQDHMYVSIFGAVQDAASEALLSSQSCVIDLVNSYESRRNALISACHSIGWNVDIPTGSFFAWLPVPKGYTSEQFSDILLEKAHVAVAPGVGFGEHGEGYVRVGLLHTEDRLREAINRIDNLNFFKK, from the coding sequence ATGAAATTATTTCAACCTTCTGAGATAGTAACATCATTGCCGACACAATTTTTCGCTTCACTTGTTGCAAAAGTTAACAAAGTCGTAGCAGCTGGTCACGATGTTATTAATCTAGGTCAAGGTAATCCAGATCAACCAACACCGCAGCATATCGTAAAAGCTTTACAAGATGCTGCAGAAAAGACCATTCATCATAAATATCCGCCATTTCGCGGACATGAAAGTTTAAAAGAAGCCGTGGCAACATTCTATCAACGTGAATATGATGTAGTAGTAAATCCAAAAACAGAAGTTGCTATTTTGTTTGGGGGAAAGGCTGGATTAGTAGAGTTACCAGTTTGTTTTACAAACCCTGGTGATACTATTCTCGTTCCAGATCCAGGCTATCCAGATTATTTATCAGGAGTTGCTTTAGCAAAAGCACAATTTGAAACAATGCCGCTTATTGCAGAAAATAATTTTTTACCAGATTATACGAAAATCGATGACTCTATTGCCGAGCGTGCAAAATTAATGTTTTTAAACTATCCAAATAATCCGACCGGTGCTACTGCATCAAAAGATTTTTTTGATACAACCATTAACTTTGCTAATGAACATAATATATTAGTTGTTCACGATTTTGCTTACGGCGCTATTGGATTTGATGGTCAAAAGCCCGTGAGTTTCTTACAAGCAGACGGTGCTAAAAATACAGGTATTGAAATTTACACTCTATCGAAAACTTTCAATATGGCTGGATGGCGTATCGCTTTTGCAGTAGGAAATGAAAGTGTCATTGAAACCATTAACTTATTACAAGATCATATGTATGTTAGTATTTTTGGTGCAGTTCAAGATGCTGCCAGCGAAGCACTATTAAGTTCACAGTCTTGCGTAATAGACCTTGTAAATAGTTACGAATCTCGACGAAACGCTCTTATTTCAGCTTGTCACTCAATTGGTTGGAATGTAGACATTCCAACAGGGTCATTCTTTGCATGGCTTCCTGTTCCAAAAGGATATACCTCTGAGCAATTTTCTGATATTTTACTAGAAAAAGCACATGTTGCAGTTGCTCCTGGTGTTGGATTTGGTGAGCATGGCGAAGGGTATGTCCGCGTTGGTCTCTTGCATACAGAAGATAGATTACGAGAAGCCATTAATCGAATTGATAATTTGAATTTTTTCAAAAAGTAA
- the mtnW gene encoding 2,3-diketo-5-methylthiopentyl-1-phosphate enolase translates to MSVIIATYLIHDDSHHLEKKAEQIALGLTIGSWTHLPHLLQEQLKQHKGNVIHVEELAEHEHTNSYLRKKVKRGIIKIEYPLLNFSPDLPAILTTTFGKLSLDGEVKLIDLTFSDELKKYFPGPKFGIDGIRNLLQVHDRPLLMSIFKGMIGRNIGYLKTQLRDQAIGGVDIVKDDEILFENALTPLTKRIVSGKEVLQSVYETYGHKTLYAVNLTGRTFDLKENAKRAVEAGADILLFNAFAYGLDVLQSLAEDDEIPVPIMAHPAVSGAYSASKLYGVSSPLLLGKLLRYAGADFSLFPSPYGSVALEKEEALAISKYLTEDDAFFKKSFSVPSAGIHPGFVPFIVRDFGKDVVINAGGGIHGHPNGAQGGGKAFRTAIDATLQNKPLHEVDDINLHSALQIWGNPSHEVKL, encoded by the coding sequence ATGAGCGTAATTATAGCGACATATTTAATTCATGATGATTCACATCACTTAGAAAAAAAGGCGGAACAAATTGCACTCGGTTTAACAATTGGCTCTTGGACTCATTTGCCACATTTATTGCAAGAACAATTAAAGCAGCATAAAGGCAACGTCATTCATGTTGAGGAATTAGCTGAACATGAACATACCAATTCGTATTTACGTAAAAAAGTAAAACGCGGAATTATTAAAATCGAATATCCGCTATTAAACTTCAGTCCAGATTTACCAGCGATTTTAACGACTACATTTGGAAAGCTATCACTTGATGGCGAAGTAAAATTAATTGACTTAACTTTTTCAGACGAGTTAAAAAAATATTTTCCTGGTCCAAAATTCGGGATAGATGGTATTCGAAATCTTTTACAAGTGCATGATCGTCCCCTTTTAATGAGTATTTTTAAAGGAATGATTGGACGAAACATTGGGTATTTAAAAACACAATTACGCGATCAAGCAATTGGTGGTGTAGATATAGTAAAAGATGATGAAATATTATTTGAAAATGCATTAACACCACTTACGAAACGCATTGTATCCGGAAAAGAAGTTTTACAATCTGTCTACGAAACATACGGACATAAAACGTTATATGCCGTAAATTTAACAGGACGAACTTTTGATTTAAAAGAAAATGCAAAACGTGCAGTAGAAGCTGGAGCTGATATTCTATTATTTAACGCATTTGCTTACGGACTAGATGTACTACAATCACTTGCAGAAGATGATGAAATCCCAGTTCCTATTATGGCACATCCTGCTGTAAGTGGTGCTTATTCAGCATCCAAGTTATATGGAGTTTCATCTCCATTATTACTTGGAAAGCTACTACGTTATGCTGGGGCTGACTTTTCATTATTCCCATCTCCATACGGAAGTGTTGCGCTAGAAAAAGAGGAGGCTCTTGCTATCTCAAAATATTTAACTGAAGACGATGCATTTTTCAAGAAGAGCTTTTCTGTTCCGTCTGCTGGTATTCATCCTGGTTTCGTTCCCTTTATTGTACGAGATTTCGGTAAAGATGTTGTTATTAATGCTGGTGGCGGGATACACGGACATCCAAATGGAGCGCAAGGCGGGGGTAAAGCTTTCCGTACTGCAATTGATGCTACTTTGCAAAATAAACCGCTCCATGAAGTAGACGACATAAATTTGCATAGTGCACTACAAATATGGGGAAATCCCTCTCATGAGGTGAAACTATGA
- a CDS encoding 1,2-dihydroxy-3-keto-5-methylthiopentene dioxygenase, with product MAQIRIHEVNTRIENEVEVSKFLQKEGVLYEKWNISKLPTHLNENYSLTDENKAEILAVFSKEIADVSARRGYKAHDVISLSNSTPNLDELLINFQKEHHHTDDEVRFIVSGHGIFAIEGKDGTFFDVELEPGDLISVPENARHYFTLQDDRQVVAIRIFVTTEGWVPIY from the coding sequence ATGGCGCAAATTCGTATTCATGAAGTAAATACTCGCATTGAAAATGAAGTGGAAGTATCTAAATTTCTACAAAAGGAAGGCGTTTTATATGAGAAATGGAATATTTCTAAACTTCCTACTCATTTAAATGAAAATTATTCTTTAACAGATGAAAACAAAGCTGAAATATTAGCTGTGTTTTCAAAAGAAATTGCTGATGTTTCAGCACGCCGAGGTTATAAAGCGCATGATGTAATTTCACTTTCAAATAGCACACCTAACCTTGACGAACTATTAATTAATTTTCAAAAAGAACACCATCATACTGATGATGAAGTTCGCTTTATTGTTAGTGGTCATGGCATCTTTGCCATTGAAGGAAAAGACGGAACATTCTTTGACGTTGAACTTGAGCCAGGTGATCTCATATCTGTTCCTGAAAATGCAAGACATTATTTTACTTTGCAAGATGATCGCCAAGTTGTAGCTATTCGTATTTTTGTTACAACTGAAGGCTGGGTTCCAATCTATTAA
- the mtnK gene encoding S-methyl-5-thioribose kinase, translating to MGYYSLTEITAVQYAKDHGYFEAKANVICHEIGDGNLNYVFKLDDGEKSIIIKQALPYAKVVGESWPLSIKRATIESKALQIFAQYVPDYVPVVYSHDEELAITVIEDLSRLTITRKGLIDGEEYPLLSQHIGRFLAHVLFYTSDFGLQSEEKRVLEGTFVNPDLCKITEDLVFTDPFGHYDTNDYEPDLQLVVDELWSDKTLKLKVAQYKYKFLTRKETLIHGDLHTGSIFSSPSETKVIDPEFATYGPFGFDIGQFIANLLLNALSREEEKRSVLFFHIEKTWSYFVETFTKLWIGEGVEAYTKEKQWLPIILQNIFTDAVGFAGCELIRRTIGLAHVADLDEIENKETRIQAKKQALSLGKELIKYESKSADIQLFRTLFQQTVSRGVKA from the coding sequence ATGGGATATTATTCATTAACAGAAATAACAGCTGTACAATATGCGAAAGATCATGGCTATTTTGAAGCGAAGGCAAATGTCATTTGTCATGAAATTGGAGATGGAAACTTAAATTACGTGTTCAAATTAGATGATGGTGAGAAGTCTATTATAATAAAACAGGCACTGCCATATGCGAAAGTAGTTGGTGAAAGCTGGCCATTGTCTATAAAAAGAGCAACGATTGAAAGCAAGGCATTACAAATTTTTGCGCAGTATGTACCGGATTATGTTCCAGTAGTGTACAGTCATGATGAAGAGTTAGCGATAACGGTAATAGAAGACTTATCAAGACTAACAATTACAAGAAAAGGATTAATAGACGGAGAAGAATATCCGCTTTTATCCCAGCATATCGGCCGTTTTCTAGCACATGTTTTATTTTATACTTCAGATTTTGGTTTACAGTCAGAAGAGAAGAGGGTACTAGAAGGTACCTTTGTAAATCCGGACCTTTGTAAAATTACAGAGGATTTAGTGTTTACAGATCCGTTTGGACATTATGATACAAATGATTATGAGCCAGATTTACAGCTCGTGGTTGATGAACTTTGGAGTGATAAAACTTTAAAACTAAAAGTAGCACAATATAAATATAAGTTCTTAACAAGAAAAGAAACTCTTATTCATGGTGATTTACATACTGGTAGTATTTTTTCGTCACCTTCTGAAACGAAAGTGATTGATCCAGAATTTGCGACATATGGCCCATTTGGATTTGACATAGGTCAATTTATTGCAAATCTATTATTAAATGCTTTATCTAGAGAAGAAGAAAAAAGAAGTGTACTATTTTTCCATATAGAAAAGACGTGGAGTTATTTTGTAGAAACTTTTACAAAGTTATGGATTGGAGAAGGTGTAGAAGCATATACGAAAGAAAAACAATGGTTACCAATTATTTTGCAAAATATCTTTACTGATGCAGTTGGATTTGCCGGATGTGAACTAATTCGTAGAACAATTGGTTTAGCTCATGTAGCAGATTTAGATGAAATAGAAAATAAAGAAACAAGAATTCAAGCTAAGAAACAAGCGCTATCCTTAGGAAAAGAACTAATAAAATATGAATCTAAAAGTGCTGATATTCAACTGTTTCGAACATTATTTCAACAGACAGTTTCAAGGGGTGTAAAAGCATGA
- a CDS encoding 2-hydroxy-3-keto-5-methylthiopentenyl-1-phosphate phosphatase, whose protein sequence is MSIQVFCDFDGTITNNDNIMSIMEKFAPPEAEEVKNKILSQELSIQEGVSQLFQLIPTNLHDDIIQFLIETAEIRSGFHEFIQFVKENNISFYVISGGMDFFVYPLLQGIIPKEQIYCNETDFSAEFITVKWPHSCDDHCQNHCGLCKSSLIRKLSDTNDFHIVIGDSITDLQAAKQADKVFARDFLITKCEENHIAYTPFETFQDVQAELKLLLEVKL, encoded by the coding sequence ATGAGTATTCAAGTATTTTGTGATTTCGATGGCACGATTACAAATAATGATAACATTATGTCCATTATGGAAAAATTCGCACCACCAGAAGCCGAAGAAGTAAAGAATAAAATTTTATCACAAGAACTATCCATTCAAGAAGGTGTTTCTCAATTATTTCAATTAATACCTACTAATCTGCACGATGATATTATTCAATTTTTAATAGAAACTGCTGAAATCCGTAGTGGTTTTCATGAATTTATACAATTCGTAAAGGAAAATAACATTTCTTTTTACGTGATATCAGGTGGAATGGATTTCTTCGTCTATCCACTCTTACAAGGAATCATTCCAAAAGAGCAAATTTATTGTAATGAAACAGACTTTTCAGCAGAGTTTATTACAGTTAAATGGCCTCATTCTTGTGATGATCATTGCCAAAATCATTGCGGATTATGTAAATCATCATTAATCCGTAAATTAAGTGATACAAATGACTTTCATATTGTAATTGGAGATTCTATTACTGATTTACAAGCCGCGAAACAAGCGGATAAAGTATTCGCTCGCGATTTTCTTATTACAAAGTGTGAAGAAAATCATATTGCTTATACACCGTTTGAAACATTTCAAGATGTGCAAGCTGAATTAAAACTTTTGTTGGAGGTGAAATTATGA
- a CDS encoding 3-hydroxybutyrate dehydrogenase, whose protein sequence is MVTNRVVFLTGAASGIGYEMGKAFAKEGAKVVITDRLEERAKEAAEQLQNEDFQAIGLKCDVTSEEEITAAISQTVDHFGSLDILINNAGMQHVSPIEDFPTEKFELLIQIMQIAPFIAIKHAFPIMKQQKYGRIINVASINGLVGFAGKAAYNSAKHGVIGLTKVAALEGATHGITVNALCPGYVDTPLVRNQLQDLATTRNVPLENVLEDVIYPLVPQKRLLQVQEIADYAMFLASEKAKGITGQAVVIDGGYTAQ, encoded by the coding sequence ATGGTTACAAATCGAGTTGTCTTTTTAACTGGTGCTGCGAGTGGTATTGGTTATGAAATGGGAAAGGCTTTTGCAAAAGAAGGTGCAAAAGTTGTGATTACCGATCGGCTTGAAGAACGTGCAAAAGAAGCTGCTGAACAATTACAAAATGAAGATTTTCAAGCTATCGGTTTAAAATGTGACGTTACATCTGAAGAGGAAATTACAGCAGCAATTTCTCAAACAGTTGATCATTTCGGTTCATTAGATATATTAATTAACAACGCAGGAATGCAACACGTTTCACCCATTGAAGACTTTCCAACTGAAAAGTTCGAGCTACTAATTCAAATTATGCAAATTGCTCCGTTTATCGCAATTAAGCATGCCTTTCCGATTATGAAACAACAAAAATATGGTCGTATTATTAATGTCGCTTCTATTAACGGCCTTGTCGGATTTGCTGGAAAAGCTGCCTACAATAGTGCAAAACATGGCGTAATTGGATTAACAAAAGTTGCTGCTTTAGAAGGTGCTACGCATGGTATTACTGTTAATGCCCTTTGCCCTGGTTATGTCGATACCCCTCTTGTACGTAATCAACTACAAGACTTAGCTACTACACGAAATGTACCACTTGAAAATGTTTTAGAAGATGTTATTTATCCACTCGTCCCACAAAAGCGCTTATTACAAGTACAAGAAATCGCTGATTATGCGATGTTTTTAGCGAGTGAAAAAGCTAAAGGTATAACGGGACAAGCTGTTGTTATAGATGGTGGTTATACTGCTCAATAA
- a CDS encoding carbon-nitrogen family hydrolase — MKVACIQMDIVFGDVEKNIENAKNKISEAMKERPDVIVLPELWTTGYDLTRLSEIADRDGLETKEKLKEWSKQYGVHIVGGSIAKQTEQGVTNTMYVVNKEGELVNEYSKVHLFQLMDEHKYLIAGNGTGEFKLDDVECAGTICYDIRFPEWMRVHTVKGAKVLFVVAEWPLVRLAHWRLLLQARAVENQCYVVACNRAGKDPNNVFAGHSLIVDPWGEVVVEANEEESILFGELVFEKIKEVRKGIPVFADRRPELYK; from the coding sequence ATGAAAGTCGCATGTATTCAAATGGATATTGTTTTTGGAGATGTAGAAAAAAATATTGAGAATGCTAAAAATAAAATAAGCGAAGCTATGAAGGAAAGGCCAGATGTTATCGTCTTACCAGAATTATGGACAACAGGATATGATTTAACAAGACTTTCTGAAATTGCAGATAGGGATGGATTGGAAACGAAAGAAAAGTTAAAAGAATGGTCGAAACAATATGGTGTACATATTGTTGGTGGTTCCATAGCGAAGCAAACGGAACAAGGTGTTACAAATACAATGTATGTTGTAAACAAGGAAGGAGAACTAGTTAATGAATATAGTAAAGTACATTTATTTCAGCTTATGGATGAACATAAATATTTAATAGCTGGTAATGGTACGGGCGAATTTAAGCTAGATGATGTTGAATGCGCTGGAACAATTTGTTATGATATTCGTTTTCCAGAGTGGATGCGTGTCCATACTGTTAAAGGGGCAAAAGTATTATTTGTTGTAGCTGAATGGCCATTAGTTCGTTTAGCACATTGGCGTTTGCTATTGCAAGCAAGAGCAGTTGAAAATCAGTGTTATGTTGTTGCTTGTAATAGAGCAGGAAAGGATCCGAATAATGTGTTTGCAGGTCATTCTTTAATTGTGGATCCTTGGGGTGAAGTTGTAGTAGAGGCGAATGAAGAGGAATCAATTTTATTTGGAGAGCTTGTATTCGAGAAAATTAAAGAAGTACGTAAAGGAATTCCAGTTTTTGCGGATCGTCGTCCAGAATTATACAAATAA
- a CDS encoding PadR family transcriptional regulator has translation MSTSQMLKGILEGCLLAIISEGEIYGYEMSEKLAKYGFTMASEGSIYPLLIRMQKEGLITSVMKESPSGPKRKYYTLTEKGEEALDEFMDRWETMQSSVERLLEGKGGENNAIK, from the coding sequence ATGTCGACAAGTCAAATGCTGAAAGGGATTTTAGAAGGATGCTTACTTGCTATTATTTCTGAAGGCGAAATATACGGTTATGAAATGAGTGAAAAGCTAGCGAAGTATGGTTTTACAATGGCGAGTGAGGGAAGTATTTATCCGTTATTAATACGAATGCAAAAAGAAGGACTAATAACAAGCGTAATGAAGGAATCTCCATCTGGTCCAAAGAGAAAATATTATACATTAACAGAAAAAGGCGAGGAAGCACTTGATGAATTTATGGATCGCTGGGAAACGATGCAAAGTAGTGTAGAACGTCTACTTGAAGGGAAGGGGGGGGAAAATAATGCTATCAAATGA
- a CDS encoding methylthioribulose 1-phosphate dehydratase yields MKQLFRQWYDLSEIKKELTTRNWFPATSGNISIKVSHEPLTFLITASGKDKTKTTPDDFLLVDHVGVPVLETELRPSAETILHTHIYNNTNAGCVLHVHTTDNNVITNLYSDAVTLQNQEIIKALDIWEEGATIQIPIIENHAHIPTLGENFRKHIQGDSGAILIRNHGITVWGRDSFDAKKRLEAYEFLFQFHIKLLSIQGGVSNGANSYS; encoded by the coding sequence ATGAAACAACTTTTTCGTCAATGGTATGACTTGAGCGAGATAAAAAAAGAATTAACAACACGAAATTGGTTCCCGGCAACAAGTGGTAATATTTCTATAAAGGTTAGTCATGAACCACTTACTTTTCTTATTACAGCAAGCGGTAAAGATAAAACAAAAACCACTCCAGATGATTTTCTATTAGTAGATCATGTAGGAGTTCCCGTTTTAGAGACTGAATTACGCCCTTCAGCAGAAACAATATTGCATACACACATTTATAACAATACGAATGCCGGGTGTGTACTTCATGTTCATACAACTGATAATAATGTCATCACAAATTTATATAGTGATGCAGTCACACTTCAAAATCAAGAAATTATTAAAGCTCTCGATATTTGGGAAGAAGGTGCAACAATTCAAATTCCTATTATTGAAAACCATGCCCATATCCCAACACTTGGAGAAAACTTCCGAAAGCATATACAAGGAGATTCGGGAGCAATATTGATTCGTAACCACGGTATTACCGTATGGGGCCGAGATAGCTTTGATGCAAAGAAGAGATTAGAAGCTTATGAGTTTCTATTCCAATTTCATATAAAACTATTATCAATTCAAGGAGGCGTTTCTAATGGCGCAAATTCGTATTCATGA